The proteins below come from a single Patescibacteria group bacterium genomic window:
- a CDS encoding M15 family metallopeptidase produces MKANKMKIKFIDVEKFGFAVEPRYYFYGWSRSSRILARESAIKALLSAQKLLPRGYNFKIWDAQRPLEVQKQMIKSFRLRLKHANPKLDRQALDKLVFTFCSKPTKQVIKLGTHRNGGSFDLTIINGQGEELYMGTDHDDISERAETDYYEKKAVLNHFEQTAKHNRRLLKMVLEKSGFVNYNPEWWHWDWEE; encoded by the coding sequence ATGAAAGCAAATAAAATGAAAATAAAATTTATTGATGTTGAGAAGTTTGGTTTTGCTGTAGAGCCACGCTACTATTTTTACGGTTGGTCTCGCAGTTCCAGAATTTTGGCACGTGAATCAGCAATAAAGGCACTTTTGAGTGCCCAGAAACTGTTGCCTAGAGGATATAATTTTAAAATCTGGGATGCTCAAAGGCCACTTGAAGTACAAAAACAAATGATTAAAAGTTTCAGGTTGCGTTTAAAACATGCAAATCCTAAATTGGATAGGCAAGCACTGGATAAGTTGGTTTTCACTTTTTGTTCTAAACCAACAAAGCAGGTTATCAAGTTGGGGACACATCGTAATGGCGGATCGTTCGATCTTACAATTATCAACGGTCAGGGTGAAGAGCTTTACATGGGAACCGATCATGATGATATTAGCGAACGCGCGGAAACTGATTATTATGAAAAAAAGGCCGTACTTAATCATTTTGAGCAAACAGCGAAACATAACCGTCGGCTTCTAAAAATGGTGCTCGAAAAAAGTGGATTTGTTAATTACAATCCTGAGTGGTGGCACTGGGATTGGGAGGAATAA
- a CDS encoding queuosine precursor transporter codes for MQTLVNQENKSEKIDKRYKHLGTISVLFVSVLLISNIVSTKIIDLGFFSFDGGTLIFPLSYIFGDILTEVYGFRQSRKVIWLGFICALLMSVTIILIGKLPADPNWTNQNAYDVILGLTPRLVIASLIAYFAGEFSNAIILAKLKIRTKGRWLWSRTIASTVIGQLIDSLLFIVIAFSGILPKELLISLIISNYVFKLAFEIVLTPATYKVVNYLKKSEQEDYYDINTKFNPLHIGQDNESK; via the coding sequence ATGCAAACACTAGTAAATCAGGAAAACAAATCAGAAAAAATCGATAAGCGTTATAAACATCTGGGAACGATAAGTGTTTTATTTGTTTCTGTATTACTGATTTCCAATATTGTTTCTACAAAGATTATTGATCTAGGTTTTTTTTCATTTGACGGTGGTACGCTGATTTTTCCTTTGAGTTACATTTTTGGCGACATTCTAACAGAAGTGTATGGCTTTCGGCAGTCACGCAAGGTGATCTGGTTAGGATTCATTTGCGCATTGTTAATGTCTGTGACTATCATTCTGATTGGCAAACTGCCCGCTGATCCAAACTGGACGAATCAAAACGCATATGATGTAATTCTCGGCCTGACACCAAGGTTGGTAATTGCCAGTTTAATTGCTTATTTTGCTGGTGAATTTTCTAATGCAATAATCCTTGCCAAACTCAAAATACGGACAAAAGGCAGATGGCTATGGTCCAGAACGATCGCATCTACAGTTATCGGCCAATTAATAGACAGTCTGTTGTTTATCGTGATTGCTTTTTCCGGAATACTGCCGAAAGAACTGCTGATTAGTCTGATTATTTCAAATTACGTATTTAAACTTGCTTTTGAGATTGTGCTGACACCCGCTACGTACAAAGTTGTGAATTACCTGAAAAAATCGGAGCAAGAGGATTATTACGATATCAACACAAAATTTAACCCCTTACATATTGGGCAAGACAATGAAAGCAAATAA
- a CDS encoding NADAR family protein yields the protein MYPNSSKNLNRETKKQIFFFTSAFYPLDNYSAHSINIWNKTFPTAEHAYHWKKFVHEMDIAEKIYLAPSPEVAKQVADKNKSKMSADWHDIKRDVMKEILKSKTAQHKDVREVLHRTSGREIIENSPVDSFWGSGKDGNGRNEIGKIWMEIRKDERIV from the coding sequence ATGTATCCTAATTCCAGTAAAAATTTAAACAGAGAAACGAAAAAGCAGATTTTCTTTTTTACTTCTGCTTTTTACCCGTTGGATAACTATTCCGCACATTCCATAAATATTTGGAATAAAACATTTCCAACTGCGGAACATGCCTATCATTGGAAAAAATTTGTGCATGAAATGGATATTGCAGAAAAAATCTACTTAGCTCCAAGTCCAGAAGTTGCCAAACAAGTTGCTGATAAAAATAAATCAAAAATGAGTGCTGACTGGCATGATATTAAAAGAGATGTTATGAAAGAGATACTAAAATCAAAAACAGCCCAGCATAAAGATGTTCGAGAAGTATTACATAGAACTTCTGGCAGAGAGATAATCGAGAATTCACCCGTAGATTCATTCTGGGGCAGTGGAAAAGACGGAAACGGACGTAATGAGATAGGAAAAATATGGATGGAGATAAGAAAGGATGAACGGATAGTCTGA
- the secA gene encoding preprotein translocase subunit SecA, which translates to MAILGKLFGDPNKKTISKLEEQAENVERFKNEFEKLPLEAFSQKTEEFKNRLKSGKTVEDILPEAFALAREAAKRTINQFPYKTQVMGGLVLHQGRISEMKTGEGKTLSATMPLYLNALTGKGAHLVTVNDYLAKRDTAWMGKIYNLLGVSVGCIQHDEAFLYDPTVKSETEEKVTTQVDIELLRPVTRREAYQADITYGTNNEFGFDYLRDNMVQSRSQMVQRGLVYAIVDEVDSILIDEARTPLIISAPDEEATDQYYKFAQLVNKLDENQDYNIDEKMRAATLTELGITHVEKALGIENLYAEGGINLVHHIEQSLKAKALFKLDRDYVIKDGEIVIVDEFTGRLMPGRRYSEGLHQAIEAKENVEVMKESRTLASITFQNYFRMFEKLAGMTGTAATEAEEFSKIYGLEVVVIPTNKQLVRIDKTDQIFKTEEAKFNAIVREVKSRNEKGQPVLIGTISIEKNERLGQLLEMEGIAHKMLNAKQHEQEANIIAQAGKKGAVTVATNMAGRGVDIILGGNPPSESEANDVSADGGLLVIGTERHESRRIDNQLRGRSGRQGDPGETQFFVSMEDDLMRIFGSDRMKTIMERLGIPDDMPIQNKMISRSLESAQKKVEGNNFDIRKHLVEYDDVINKHREVIYKKRREALYSEEKEEGCKGEVLKLIESEIEQVVSFHTASEDENAWNIEEIYEVVDTIFPITMEARVKMEDIHKEAGTKLEDAKSRTHLIKYLISLAHKEYKNLETRVGDEQLMRSLERGIILRVIDRLWIDHLSQMEHLRTGIGLRGYGQRDPLIEYKREAYQLFIAMMASLQSDVAHTIYKIGIAKEIAPSMMQAKQVMQAPSKTMSEQTQHFTLPMGQSQASNDTFSEQKTQALPGTKVTAGGKLKTVAGEKVGRNDECPCGSGKKYKKCHGV; encoded by the coding sequence ATGGCGATCCTAGGAAAACTGTTTGGCGATCCGAATAAAAAGACAATTTCTAAGCTCGAAGAGCAGGCGGAAAATGTTGAGAGGTTTAAAAATGAATTTGAGAAATTGCCACTTGAAGCATTTTCCCAAAAAACCGAGGAATTCAAAAATAGATTGAAATCAGGAAAAACTGTTGAGGATATTCTACCTGAGGCGTTTGCATTGGCAAGAGAAGCAGCAAAGCGAACAATTAATCAATTTCCGTATAAAACTCAGGTGATGGGGGGGTTGGTATTGCATCAGGGAAGAATTTCAGAAATGAAAACAGGTGAAGGAAAAACACTGTCAGCAACAATGCCGCTTTATTTAAACGCGCTCACCGGAAAAGGTGCTCATCTGGTAACAGTTAATGATTATCTGGCAAAAAGAGATACCGCTTGGATGGGGAAGATTTATAATCTCTTAGGGGTTTCTGTCGGCTGTATTCAGCATGACGAAGCATTCCTGTATGACCCGACGGTAAAATCAGAGACCGAAGAAAAGGTGACAACCCAGGTTGATATAGAACTGTTGAGACCGGTCACAAGGAGAGAGGCATACCAGGCGGATATAACCTATGGCACGAATAATGAATTCGGATTCGATTATCTAAGGGACAATATGGTTCAGAGCAGATCACAGATGGTGCAGAGAGGTCTGGTATACGCGATCGTTGATGAAGTTGATAGTATTTTAATCGACGAAGCCAGAACGCCGTTAATTATTTCAGCGCCGGACGAAGAAGCAACCGATCAGTATTATAAATTTGCTCAACTAGTCAATAAATTAGACGAAAATCAGGATTATAATATTGATGAGAAAATGCGGGCAGCTACATTGACTGAGTTAGGAATAACTCATGTTGAAAAAGCTCTTGGAATAGAAAATTTATATGCTGAGGGTGGAATTAACCTCGTGCACCACATCGAACAGTCATTGAAAGCTAAGGCTTTGTTTAAACTGGATCGTGATTATGTAATTAAAGACGGAGAAATTGTCATTGTTGATGAATTTACAGGCAGATTAATGCCGGGCAGAAGGTATTCAGAAGGTTTACATCAGGCTATCGAAGCAAAAGAAAATGTGGAAGTGATGAAAGAAAGCAGAACACTGGCCTCAATAACATTTCAGAACTATTTCAGAATGTTTGAGAAATTAGCAGGAATGACGGGAACTGCAGCGACAGAGGCTGAGGAGTTTTCAAAAATTTACGGCTTGGAGGTTGTTGTCATACCGACAAATAAACAATTGGTTCGTATAGATAAAACTGATCAGATATTTAAAACGGAGGAAGCAAAATTTAATGCAATTGTCAGAGAGGTTAAATCACGCAATGAAAAAGGCCAGCCTGTATTGATCGGTACTATATCAATCGAGAAAAATGAAAGACTTGGACAACTTCTGGAAATGGAAGGCATAGCCCATAAGATGCTAAATGCGAAACAACATGAGCAGGAGGCAAATATTATTGCTCAGGCGGGTAAGAAAGGCGCGGTAACTGTTGCCACTAACATGGCCGGTAGAGGCGTCGATATTATATTAGGCGGCAACCCACCGAGCGAATCTGAAGCAAACGATGTTTCAGCTGACGGCGGTTTGCTTGTCATCGGTACTGAACGCCATGAATCAAGAAGGATCGATAACCAATTGCGCGGTCGCTCGGGCAGACAGGGTGATCCTGGAGAAACGCAGTTTTTTGTTTCGATGGAAGACGATCTAATGAGAATATTTGGATCCGATCGCATGAAAACAATCATGGAACGGCTGGGAATTCCTGATGATATGCCGATACAGAACAAAATGATCAGCAGGTCACTGGAATCAGCTCAAAAAAAGGTGGAGGGAAATAACTTTGATATCAGAAAACATCTGGTTGAATATGATGATGTGATCAATAAGCACAGAGAAGTAATATATAAAAAGAGAAGGGAAGCACTTTATTCTGAGGAAAAAGAAGAAGGTTGCAAAGGTGAAGTATTAAAACTTATTGAGTCAGAAATTGAACAAGTTGTTTCTTTTCACACAGCGTCCGAAGATGAAAATGCTTGGAATATTGAGGAGATCTATGAGGTGGTTGATACAATATTTCCAATTACAATGGAAGCTAGGGTAAAAATGGAGGATATTCATAAAGAGGCGGGTACTAAACTGGAAGATGCAAAAAGCAGAACACACTTGATTAAATACTTGATTAGTCTGGCGCATAAAGAATACAAAAATCTGGAAACCAGAGTTGGCGATGAACAACTAATGCGCAGTCTTGAGCGTGGAATTATTTTGAGAGTAATTGACCGGTTGTGGATTGATCATTTGTCGCAAATGGAGCACCTGAGAACAGGTATCGGTTTGCGCGGATATGGACAGCGGGATCCTCTGATTGAGTATAAGAGAGAAGCATACCAGTTATTCATTGCAATGATGGCAAGCCTGCAAAGCGATGTTGCTCATACAATTTATAAAATTGGAATTGCAAAAGAAATAGCTCCGTCGATGATGCAGGCAAAGCAAGTAATGCAGGCTCCCTCAAAGACGATGAGTGAGCAGACGCAACACTTCACATTACCTATGGGTCAATCGCAGGCTTCGAATGACACATTTTCAGAACAAAAAACACAGGCTTTGCCTGGAACAAAGGTTACTGCCGGAGGTAAATTGAAAACTGTAGCAGGTGAAAAAGTTGGCCGGAATGATGAGTGTCCTTGCGGATCAGGGAAGAAATATAAGAAGTGCCACGGAGTGTAA
- the murB gene encoding UDP-N-acetylmuramate dehydrogenase: MQIVNELNIKLGDRVKSDFPLAPLTGYKIGGPAEFYFLAESAQDVMNAVKVAHELGLQIFILARGSNVLISDKGFRGLVIHNKSRNISVVNTEIIADAGVNLSMLANVAKEHGLSGVEFAAGIPGSVGGAVRGNAGAWGTEIKDVLTKVLIVNEKGVSEEKTNLECNFGYRESVFKTNSEIIITAYFHLVQSDKETVQKKTMEIVNNKKSQQEFESPSAGCVFKNTKIDFSVEELEKKGIEKTAVNNDLLSSGYLIDQLGLKGFTIGDAMISNVHANFIINKGNATAEQIIMLIGVIKQKVRVKYGIQLQEEIQLVGFDNY, translated from the coding sequence ATGCAAATTGTAAATGAGTTAAATATTAAACTGGGCGATCGCGTGAAAAGCGATTTTCCCCTTGCTCCGCTTACCGGCTACAAAATCGGTGGGCCGGCAGAGTTTTATTTTTTGGCGGAGTCAGCTCAGGATGTAATGAATGCGGTAAAAGTAGCGCATGAACTAGGCTTGCAGATATTTATATTAGCTCGAGGCAGTAATGTATTGATCTCGGATAAAGGTTTCAGGGGTTTGGTGATCCATAATAAGTCTAGAAATATTTCAGTAGTTAATACGGAAATAATTGCTGATGCAGGTGTTAATCTGAGTATGCTTGCCAATGTTGCAAAAGAGCACGGTTTGTCAGGGGTTGAATTCGCGGCCGGCATACCGGGCAGCGTTGGCGGTGCGGTGCGTGGGAATGCCGGAGCATGGGGAACAGAAATTAAGGATGTACTAACAAAAGTCCTCATCGTAAATGAAAAAGGTGTTAGTGAGGAAAAAACAAACTTGGAATGTAATTTCGGCTATCGAGAAAGTGTTTTTAAAACAAATTCAGAAATTATTATAACGGCATATTTCCATCTAGTACAATCTGACAAAGAAACTGTACAGAAAAAAACTATGGAAATAGTAAATAATAAAAAAAGTCAGCAGGAATTTGAATCACCAAGCGCCGGCTGTGTGTTTAAAAATACAAAGATTGATTTTTCTGTTGAAGAATTAGAGAAAAAAGGGATTGAAAAAACAGCGGTGAATAACGACCTGCTTTCATCTGGCTACCTGATTGATCAATTGGGATTGAAAGGATTTACGATCGGTGATGCAATGATATCAAATGTTCATGCAAATTTTATCATCAATAAAGGGAACGCCACAGCGGAACAGATTATTATGCTGATTGGTGTTATTAAACAAAAAGTTAGGGTAAAATACGGAATTCAGTTGCAGGAGGAAATACAACTGGTGGGTTTTGATAATTATTAA
- the murC gene encoding UDP-N-acetylmuramate--L-alanine ligase: MDLNKIKTIHFVGIGGVAMSAVAAVVKQRGFTVTGSDAENIYPPASIVLKQNRIEYFSGYDKKNVGDPDLVIISAGETPEKNPEVAEVLKKGINYASFAELIYNLFINHQRIIVSGTHGKTTTSSLIAYGLRAASKPINFIIGGYVQDFKTNFQLNNSDTVLFEGDEYYSSFSDKRPKFLHYHPDILILTNIDMDHFDYYKNINDLMDKFKKLIKTVPPEGIIIACHDNLNVKKLLKDVDRKIIWYGIKGNSLDWKAEKIIQKNGMSNYIVRKVGTAEKYDVNSSLAGDHNVLNVLASIAAMDYLKCDLSNPIKMLSEFKGPSRRFELKGVARGVTVIDDYAHHPTAVKVTLQAARSKYPNQKIWAVFEPHTFSRTKATVGELADAFVDADAVIIPDIYPAREKEGDFKINSRVLVDEISKNHQNVSYIPGRENVLSHLVSNCKAGDVVLIMAVGDFNKIALELIKKI; this comes from the coding sequence ATGGATCTAAATAAAATAAAAACAATACATTTTGTCGGCATTGGCGGTGTTGCAATGAGCGCAGTGGCTGCAGTGGTAAAACAGCGCGGTTTTACTGTCACGGGAAGTGACGCGGAAAATATTTATCCGCCCGCATCAATTGTGTTGAAGCAAAATAGAATAGAATATTTTTCCGGTTATGATAAAAAAAATGTCGGAGATCCTGATTTGGTAATAATAAGTGCGGGGGAGACTCCGGAAAAAAATCCTGAAGTGGCAGAAGTTCTGAAAAAAGGAATCAATTATGCCTCCTTTGCGGAACTAATCTACAATTTGTTTATTAACCACCAAAGGATAATTGTTTCCGGAACGCACGGTAAAACAACTACGAGTTCACTAATAGCATATGGTTTAAGGGCGGCGTCCAAACCAATTAATTTCATAATTGGCGGTTATGTGCAGGATTTTAAAACTAATTTCCAACTGAATAATTCAGATACAGTTTTATTTGAGGGGGATGAATATTATTCCTCATTTTCTGATAAGCGACCGAAATTTCTTCATTATCATCCGGACATACTGATACTGACAAATATTGATATGGACCATTTTGATTATTACAAAAATATCAATGATCTGATGGATAAGTTTAAAAAATTGATCAAAACAGTCCCACCCGAAGGTATCATCATTGCCTGTCATGATAATCTGAATGTAAAAAAACTGCTGAAAGATGTTGATCGGAAAATTATCTGGTATGGAATTAAAGGAAACAGTCTTGATTGGAAGGCTGAAAAAATTATACAAAAAAACGGCATGTCAAATTATATTGTGCGTAAGGTCGGAACCGCGGAAAAATATGATGTTAATTCTTCCCTGGCCGGGGATCATAATGTATTGAATGTACTTGCCAGCATTGCAGCAATGGATTATTTGAAATGTGATCTTTCAAATCCGATAAAAATGCTTTCAGAATTCAAAGGGCCAAGTAGGCGTTTTGAACTAAAGGGGGTAGCTAGAGGTGTGACGGTCATTGATGACTATGCTCATCATCCGACGGCAGTTAAGGTTACGCTGCAGGCTGCGAGGTCAAAGTATCCAAATCAAAAGATTTGGGCCGTATTTGAACCACATACATTCAGCAGAACCAAGGCAACTGTCGGCGAGTTGGCAGATGCCTTTGTAGATGCCGATGCAGTGATTATCCCTGATATCTATCCTGCGCGGGAAAAAGAGGGGGATTTTAAAATAAACAGCAGAGTATTAGTTGACGAAATCAGTAAAAACCACCAAAATGTCTCATATATTCCGGGCAGGGAAAACGTATTGTCACACCTTGTTTCAAACTGTAAAGCTGGGGATGTTGTGTTAATAATGGCAGTTGGTGATTTTAATAAAATTGCGCTTGAATTGATAAAAAAAATCTGA
- the murG gene encoding undecaprenyldiphospho-muramoylpentapeptide beta-N-acetylglucosaminyltransferase, with protein MKIVLSGGGTGGSVAPLLAIFEEILKSHQADFLFIGGKNSIEKDFAEEGNIEFRAIRSGKLRRYFDPRNLVTPFAVIAGFFQAFNILRKWKPDVIVTAGSFVAVPVVWAAWLLRKPIIVHQQDIQIGLANKLMAPFADRITVTFPESIGHFPRKKTIITGNAVRGDILNGNRDEAKHLFSLTDDVPIVLILGGGTGALTLNKIVTDALPKMLEFCQIIHVAGKGKNIFQDENLKDQYRPGSVEEMLGQKGKVNYSSNNLSRYHTHEFLNMDELRHALFVADIVITRAGISTLSELAILGKPVIIVPLSGSHQEKNANYFASKNAALSLNQGILNTELFTNFIRDLLHSNSKRAELSKNIKKIMEHNGNKKIADEIISVINNHGSK; from the coding sequence ATGAAAATTGTGTTATCAGGCGGCGGAACCGGCGGATCGGTTGCGCCGTTATTAGCCATATTTGAGGAAATATTAAAATCGCATCAGGCAGATTTTTTATTTATTGGCGGAAAAAATTCAATTGAAAAAGACTTTGCTGAAGAAGGCAATATTGAATTTAGGGCGATTAGGTCGGGTAAACTAAGAAGGTATTTTGATCCGAGAAATTTAGTAACACCGTTTGCAGTTATCGCAGGGTTTTTTCAAGCATTCAACATTCTGAGGAAGTGGAAGCCTGATGTCATTGTGACCGCCGGTAGTTTTGTCGCTGTGCCTGTTGTCTGGGCCGCCTGGTTATTACGAAAGCCGATTATCGTCCACCAGCAGGATATTCAGATTGGACTGGCAAATAAACTGATGGCACCATTTGCAGACAGAATTACTGTTACATTTCCCGAATCAATCGGTCATTTTCCGCGCAAGAAAACGATAATAACAGGCAATGCTGTAAGGGGGGATATTTTAAATGGGAATCGTGATGAAGCAAAGCATTTATTTTCACTTACAGATGATGTTCCAATTGTTCTGATCCTTGGTGGCGGGACAGGCGCATTAACATTGAATAAAATTGTCACAGATGCTCTGCCAAAAATGCTGGAATTTTGCCAGATAATTCATGTTGCCGGTAAAGGTAAAAATATATTTCAGGATGAAAATTTGAAGGATCAATACCGCCCCGGGTCTGTAGAGGAGATGCTCGGCCAAAAGGGTAAAGTGAATTACAGCAGTAATAATCTCAGCCGGTATCATACGCACGAGTTCCTTAATATGGATGAATTAAGACACGCATTATTTGTTGCTGATATAGTCATTACACGCGCAGGAATATCCACCTTGTCAGAGCTGGCAATATTAGGGAAGCCGGTGATTATTGTCCCCCTATCCGGATCGCATCAGGAAAAAAACGCTAATTATTTTGCATCAAAAAATGCTGCACTTTCTCTGAATCAGGGAATTTTAAATACGGAACTGTTTACAAACTTTATTAGAGACTTGCTTCATAGCAATTCAAAACGCGCAGAACTCAGTAAAAATATAAAAAAAATTATGGAGCATAACGGCAATAAGAAAATTGCTGATGAAATTATTTCGGTAATCAACAATCATGGATCTAAATAA
- the ftsW gene encoding putative lipid II flippase FtsW — MKLEQHSQTDYVLIAIVFIIIFFGLIMLSSASSVIAYQNYQDSNYLWKHQLFNGVLLGLLFMFIASKIHYLKWQKFAIPMLAITILALFLVLASGAGISSGGATRWINLGFFSFQPSELAKLTFIIYLATWFSKKGKLMNDFAYGFVPFLVLLGIITILIMMQPDLGTMTVIALVSVAVFFIAGGSIKNILLIVTGGISLFAILIKIAPYRAARLSVFLNPELDPQGIGYHINQALLAIGSGGLLGLGLGRSRQKYNYLPEATTDSIFAIIAEELGLIISVLLIALFAILMIRGFKIARNAPDQFGKLLAAGITCWFTIQAVINIGAMVSLLPLTGIPLPFVSYGSSAIVISMAAIGILINISKYSTQTSRQTTRSHR; from the coding sequence ATGAAATTAGAACAGCATAGTCAAACGGATTACGTATTAATTGCGATTGTATTTATTATCATTTTTTTTGGTTTGATTATGCTTTCCTCAGCAAGCTCCGTTATTGCATATCAGAACTATCAGGACAGTAACTATCTATGGAAACACCAGCTGTTTAACGGTGTATTGCTGGGGCTTTTGTTTATGTTTATAGCATCTAAAATCCATTATTTAAAATGGCAGAAATTTGCTATACCGATGTTAGCAATAACAATATTGGCGCTGTTTCTGGTTCTGGCATCAGGTGCCGGCATCTCCAGCGGAGGCGCGACCCGTTGGATCAACCTTGGATTTTTTTCCTTCCAGCCGTCAGAATTGGCTAAACTGACATTTATAATATATTTGGCTACCTGGTTCTCGAAAAAAGGCAAATTGATGAATGATTTTGCCTATGGATTCGTTCCATTTCTTGTGTTATTAGGAATTATTACAATATTAATCATGATGCAGCCGGATTTGGGGACGATGACTGTGATAGCACTGGTATCCGTTGCGGTATTCTTTATTGCCGGGGGTAGCATTAAAAACATTTTGCTGATTGTCACCGGTGGTATTTCACTTTTTGCAATTCTGATAAAAATAGCTCCGTATCGAGCGGCCAGATTATCGGTATTTCTTAATCCGGAGCTGGATCCGCAGGGGATTGGATATCATATCAACCAGGCGTTACTCGCGATCGGCTCCGGCGGTCTATTGGGTCTGGGATTAGGTAGGTCAAGACAAAAATATAATTATCTTCCAGAAGCAACAACCGATTCAATTTTTGCAATAATTGCGGAAGAACTGGGTTTAATCATTTCAGTTTTACTGATTGCATTATTTGCTATTTTAATGATCCGTGGTTTTAAGATAGCCAGAAATGCACCCGACCAGTTTGGTAAACTACTTGCCGCAGGGATAACATGCTGGTTTACTATTCAGGCCGTGATCAATATCGGCGCGATGGTATCACTGTTGCCACTGACCGGTATTCCACTGCCTTTTGTCAGTTACGGAAGTTCCGCCATTGTTATTTCGATGGCTGCAATTGGAATTTTAATAAATATATCCAAATATTCTACACAAACTAGCAGACAAACAACGCGGTCTCACAGATAA
- the murD gene encoding UDP-N-acetylmuramoyl-L-alanine--D-glutamate ligase, which produces MKPTDFKGKRITIMGLGTLGGGAGVVKYLLKTGAKLTVTDLRTKKELFLVIKKLGSKNINYVLGKHREQDFKNVDLVIKNPAVPSGSKYLKIARKNKIPVESDASLFFQLCRVPIIGVTGTKGKTTTVSIVESVLKKSGRHFVIVGHNQTSVLDRLSLIKKDSIVIFELSSWRLEILKDHRISPHVAVVTNVKQDHLNTYHGMKEYAEAKSNIFKYQKNNDFVILNKENSYTRKFGESVVSKRYWFSKKYFTEENGIFVKNGKIVFRNMGTERAIMPLDLLRVKGDHNLENILAAVATLKIIGIPDKFIKLGAENFKGVQDRLEFLRKLKGKEFCNDSAATIPDATVAAIKSFNGNLILIAGGVDKQLNYNQMAIEIKKRVTFLSLLPGSATEKLKPLLIKKKVKFIESESLKRAVDIAYKYDLNDATILFSPGAASFNMFKNEFDRGEKFRIIVKGLK; this is translated from the coding sequence ATGAAACCGACAGATTTTAAAGGTAAAAGAATTACAATCATGGGTCTCGGTACGCTTGGAGGGGGTGCCGGGGTTGTTAAGTATTTGTTAAAAACCGGTGCAAAACTGACCGTGACAGATTTAAGGACAAAAAAAGAATTATTTCTGGTTATAAAGAAACTGGGATCAAAAAATATTAATTATGTGTTAGGGAAACATCGCGAGCAGGATTTCAAAAATGTGGATCTTGTGATAAAAAATCCGGCGGTTCCGAGCGGATCAAAATATCTGAAAATTGCTAGAAAAAACAAAATTCCGGTTGAAAGCGATGCATCTTTGTTTTTTCAGTTATGCCGTGTGCCGATCATCGGGGTTACCGGCACAAAAGGAAAGACAACGACTGTTTCTATTGTTGAAAGTGTTCTAAAAAAATCCGGCAGGCATTTTGTCATAGTTGGTCATAATCAGACTTCCGTTCTTGACCGTTTGAGTTTGATTAAGAAAGATTCGATTGTTATTTTTGAATTATCTAGCTGGCGTTTAGAAATATTAAAAGATCATAGGATTAGTCCGCATGTCGCTGTTGTAACAAATGTTAAGCAGGATCATTTGAATACTTATCACGGCATGAAAGAATATGCAGAAGCAAAAAGTAATATATTTAAATATCAAAAAAATAATGATTTCGTAATATTGAATAAAGAAAACAGTTATACCAGAAAATTTGGTGAGTCAGTTGTGTCAAAAAGGTACTGGTTTTCGAAAAAATATTTTACTGAGGAAAATGGAATTTTTGTAAAAAATGGAAAGATTGTCTTTAGAAATATGGGAACTGAAAGAGCAATAATGCCACTTGATTTATTGAGAGTTAAAGGTGACCATAACCTGGAAAATATATTGGCAGCAGTAGCCACGTTAAAAATAATCGGAATCCCGGATAAATTCATTAAACTGGGTGCTGAAAATTTTAAAGGCGTTCAGGACAGATTGGAGTTTTTAAGGAAATTAAAAGGAAAAGAATTTTGTAATGATTCAGCGGCAACAATTCCCGATGCAACTGTCGCAGCAATAAAATCATTTAATGGGAATTTGATTCTGATTGCGGGAGGTGTTGATAAACAGCTGAACTATAATCAAATGGCAATTGAAATAAAAAAGCGTGTAACGTTTTTATCGCTACTACCAGGTAGCGCAACCGAAAAGCTGAAGCCTTTATTGATTAAGAAAAAAGTTAAATTTATTGAATCAGAAAGCTTAAAACGGGCTGTAGATATCGCTTATAAATATGATTTAAATGATGCAACAATCTTATTTTCACCAGGCGCCGCGAGTTTTAATATGTTTAAGAATGAATTTGACCGAGGTGAAAAATTCAGAATTATTGTAAAAGGATTAAAATGA